ATATAATACACCTTTACTACCCTAATGACGaacaattattttacaaaaggTATACTTATTTAGCTCGACTAGGCACGGTCCTAATTTTATGAAAGATACGTTTTGGAATGTTATGGATATGAGTAATAAAGATTGGAACTCTTTATAATccgtaatatatatataaaagttaaaagaAATATTCGCTAAGCCTTTTGACTACTTACATCTTGGTTGATCAGCGAGTACTTCTTGGGCGGCTTGACCTTTTGGATGTGGCTGGTGACGACGGGGCCGGTGGTGGGTGAGACGGGCACAGGATCAGCAGGATATGCCGGCTGGACTGAGTGCTGCGAGGAGGAGATCACAGTGCGACCAGGACTGTGCGCCTCGGCTCCGATATAACCATGTTCACCGGCGCTGCCGCCCAGAAGCGCACTGGCTCCCACCGAGGGATTGGCCTGGGCGGCGGCGTATCCCACGCCGGCTGTGCGTCctgcggaggaggaggaggagtgggTTATCTGGCATATAAATCGAATCAATTAGGTGCAGGACCCACCATCCAGATTGCCGCCCAGACCGGCGGCTGCCCGGGAGCCCCAAGGTGTTCCGGCCGAGGCGCTGAGTCCGCCGTGGGCAGAGTTGCCCGTAAGGAGTCCGCCGAGTCCCGCATCTGCGTGATATCCTGCGAAGTTCACGCCCACCTTGCCATCGCGGAAAGTAAACAGCTGCGGGTTGAAAATGCGAGAGCTTTAGCACAAAGTTATGGCCACGttgcgtatacttaatgcTATTCAAAGTTGCCCACGACCTTCGCGTTTCGCCCCACGGCCACATTTCGGCCCAA
The sequence above is drawn from the Drosophila melanogaster chromosome 2R genome and encodes:
- the CG9812 gene encoding uncharacterized protein, isoform E (point mutation), whose amino-acid sequence is MFVLLGALCLLQTASLVPAQLFTFRDGKVGVNFAGYHADAGLGGLLTGNSAHGGLSASAGTPWGSRAAAGLGGNLDGRTAGVGYAAAQANPSVGASALLGGSAGEHGYIGAEAHSPGRTVISSSQHSVQPAYPADPVPVSPTTGPVVTSHIQKVKPPKKYSLINQDARSEAKVVQAHKYKSVQRPQAVNNRFLAPQAQGPVGLALDIPIGILRSLQQSLGALGGGGQQPAAAAAVAGAQANAHNH